A genomic window from Thermococcus nautili includes:
- a CDS encoding ABC transporter ATP-binding protein, which produces MVSVELRNVSKRWDGFELRVDLSVKDGEFLTLLGPSGCGKTTTLRIIAGLEKPDSGRVLFDGTDVTDLEPNERNIGIVFQDYALFPHMTVFKNIAFGLEMRKLPRGEIERRVKWALELVGLSGLENRYPEQLSGGQQQRVALARALVIEPEVLLLDEPLSNLDAKIRERLRSEIRRIQRELGITTVYVTHDQEEAMAVSDRIAVMNVGRIEQIGEPLELYYKPRTEFVARFLGTSNILELEAENGVARLGNLEFSVGVDGKVKVFFRPESVLITEGEDATVTGYELLPGRMRLYLDVEGHTIIAERPLPDLPFEPNRVPPRVGILVRSFSLLSL; this is translated from the coding sequence ATGGTGAGCGTTGAGCTCAGGAACGTAAGCAAGCGCTGGGACGGCTTTGAGCTTCGCGTTGACCTCTCGGTGAAGGATGGCGAGTTCCTGACGTTGCTCGGCCCGAGTGGCTGTGGGAAAACGACGACGCTGAGGATTATAGCGGGCCTTGAAAAGCCAGACTCGGGGAGGGTTCTCTTTGACGGTACCGACGTTACAGACCTTGAGCCCAACGAGAGGAACATCGGCATAGTCTTTCAGGACTACGCACTCTTTCCCCACATGACGGTCTTCAAGAACATCGCCTTTGGACTGGAGATGAGGAAGCTCCCGAGGGGAGAGATAGAGAGAAGAGTTAAGTGGGCACTCGAGCTCGTTGGCCTCTCCGGCCTCGAAAACCGCTATCCTGAGCAGTTGAGTGGAGGACAGCAACAGCGCGTTGCCCTCGCGAGAGCTCTTGTTATTGAGCCGGAAGTTCTGCTCCTGGACGAGCCCCTCAGCAACCTCGACGCGAAGATAAGGGAGCGCCTCCGCTCCGAGATAAGGCGGATTCAGCGCGAGCTCGGGATAACGACGGTCTACGTCACCCACGACCAGGAGGAAGCGATGGCGGTTAGCGATAGGATAGCGGTTATGAACGTCGGAAGAATCGAACAGATTGGGGAGCCACTTGAGCTCTACTACAAACCCAGGACGGAGTTCGTGGCGCGCTTCCTCGGAACGAGCAACATCCTTGAGCTCGAAGCTGAGAACGGCGTGGCGAGGCTTGGAAACCTTGAGTTCTCGGTTGGTGTTGATGGGAAAGTTAAGGTGTTCTTCAGGCCTGAAAGTGTGTTGATAACGGAGGGTGAAGATGCCACTGTTACAGGTTACGAGCTTCTTCCGGGGAGGATGAGGCTTTACCTTGACGTTGAGGGCCATACCATCATAGCGGAGCGCCCACTGCCGGATTTGCCCTTTGAGCCAAACCGCGTTCCTCCACGAGTGGGCATATTAGTAAGGTCTTTCTCCCTCCTCAGTTTATAA
- a CDS encoding ABC transporter permease → MRFKAGYVVLVIPLAFLLVFFYLPMVDILRLGLWDNGPTLKFLSAVLGNSYHRWVIRFTIGQALASTALTLLIGLPGAYIFAKYDFPGKRVIRAILTVPFVMPGIMVALGFILLFGKDGFIAHLIGRDPGIIYTWKAILLAHAFYNFPIVVRMVSSLWQRVNPHYEEMAKTLGARGFRLFWKVTLPLISPAIFASAMLTFVFCFLSFSIPLILGGYRYVTMEVDIFSTVMTLLDFRTGSALAVIQITLSALFMYLYLRSLDAYSKREEQRVLQRPQKLGPRDFLSIKGLGVVLYSVLVFVFIVAPLLAIVYDSLLFNGHLSLENYRRVFSPEYNPMFGVSTLGAIKNSLLFGFTTVVISILVALPLAYLLNRWDFRGKRVLDVLVMLPLASSPVTVALGYIMVFQSTPLYYTFWIVAIAHSIIAYPFVFRSLSTGLAKIKRNLREAALTLGANEWKAFLRVELPLALGSLIVGAIFAFAMSIAELGATYMLAPPEYTTMSLAVYKFLGARHFGSASALSVILMVVSAIGFLIIEKVGEEVW, encoded by the coding sequence ATGAGGTTCAAGGCCGGCTACGTTGTCCTTGTCATCCCGCTGGCGTTCCTGCTGGTCTTCTTCTACCTGCCTATGGTGGATATTCTAAGGCTGGGCCTCTGGGATAACGGCCCGACGCTGAAGTTCCTCTCGGCAGTCCTTGGCAACTCCTACCACCGGTGGGTTATACGCTTTACAATCGGCCAGGCGCTCGCCTCGACTGCTCTTACGCTCCTCATTGGCCTCCCCGGGGCGTACATATTCGCCAAGTACGACTTTCCGGGCAAGAGGGTAATCCGGGCCATCCTGACGGTTCCCTTCGTAATGCCCGGTATAATGGTTGCCCTCGGCTTCATCCTGCTCTTCGGAAAGGACGGTTTCATAGCCCACCTAATCGGACGCGACCCGGGGATAATCTATACATGGAAGGCCATACTCCTCGCCCACGCCTTTTACAACTTCCCGATAGTGGTTAGGATGGTCTCGTCGCTCTGGCAACGCGTTAATCCCCACTACGAGGAGATGGCCAAAACGCTCGGTGCGCGGGGCTTCAGGCTTTTCTGGAAGGTGACACTGCCCCTAATTTCGCCCGCAATCTTTGCCTCCGCAATGCTCACCTTCGTCTTCTGCTTTCTGAGCTTCTCAATCCCTCTAATCCTCGGTGGCTACCGCTACGTGACCATGGAGGTGGACATCTTCTCGACCGTCATGACCCTCCTTGACTTCCGGACCGGCTCCGCTCTGGCGGTGATTCAGATAACGCTGAGCGCCCTCTTCATGTACCTCTACCTCCGTTCCCTCGATGCCTACTCGAAAAGGGAGGAGCAGAGGGTTCTTCAAAGACCTCAGAAGCTTGGTCCGAGGGATTTCCTCAGCATCAAGGGGCTGGGCGTGGTCCTGTATTCGGTTCTCGTGTTCGTATTCATCGTCGCCCCCCTGCTGGCAATAGTTTACGACTCCCTTCTCTTCAACGGTCACCTAAGCCTTGAGAACTACCGCAGGGTCTTCTCGCCGGAGTACAACCCGATGTTCGGCGTCTCGACCCTCGGTGCGATAAAGAACTCCCTCCTCTTCGGCTTCACGACCGTTGTAATCTCGATTCTCGTCGCGCTCCCGCTCGCTTATCTCCTGAACCGCTGGGACTTCCGGGGAAAGCGCGTTCTCGACGTTCTCGTCATGCTACCCCTTGCGAGTTCCCCAGTAACGGTCGCGCTCGGCTACATAATGGTCTTCCAGTCAACACCCCTCTACTACACCTTCTGGATTGTGGCTATAGCCCACTCCATCATAGCCTACCCCTTCGTCTTCCGCTCCCTATCAACAGGACTTGCCAAGATAAAGCGGAACCTGCGCGAGGCCGCCTTGACGCTTGGGGCCAACGAGTGGAAGGCCTTCCTGAGGGTGGAACTGCCACTGGCCCTTGGAAGCCTCATCGTCGGGGCAATCTTCGCCTTCGCGATGAGCATAGCCGAGCTGGGAGCGACCTACATGCTCGCCCCGCCGGAGTACACCACGATGAGCCTCGCCGTTTACAAGTTCCTTGGCGCGAGGCACTTCGGGAGCGCTTCCGCACTCTCGGTCATCCTGATGGTGGTGTCGGCAATAGGATTCCTAATAATAGAAAAGGTCGGTGAGGAGGTATGGTGA
- a CDS encoding 50S ribosomal protein L3, translating to MGKVHRPRRGSLAFSPRKRARSVVPRIKKWPKDSEVRMLGFAGYKAGMTHILMIDDSPGLTKGKEIFVPVTIVEVPPLFVYGIRAYKQGYLGLETATEVWFHELNDNVKRRIKTLPKNYDEEAFKAKLGQLEDLVNDGEIVDVRLLVHTQPWLIKLKKKPEVMEYAIGGDDVKAKFDYAKEKIGKELRASEVLHEGELLDVIAVTKGKGTQGPVKRWGIKVQFHKAQRAGKGRHVGNLGPWHPARVMWTVPQAGQMGFHHRTEFNKRLIAIGENGKLVLDGNEIEITPKGGFPHYGIVRSDFLMIEGSVPGSFKRIIRVRPAIRPPKKKPPVERPQITYVSRESKQ from the coding sequence ATGGGAAAGGTTCACAGACCAAGGAGAGGTTCACTCGCCTTCAGCCCAAGGAAAAGGGCTAGGAGTGTAGTCCCGAGAATCAAGAAGTGGCCAAAGGACAGTGAGGTCAGGATGCTGGGCTTTGCTGGCTACAAGGCCGGAATGACCCACATCCTCATGATAGACGACAGCCCCGGGCTCACCAAGGGCAAGGAGATATTCGTGCCCGTGACCATAGTTGAGGTTCCGCCTCTCTTCGTCTACGGAATCAGGGCCTACAAGCAGGGCTACCTTGGCCTTGAGACCGCCACCGAAGTTTGGTTCCACGAGCTCAACGACAACGTCAAGAGGCGCATAAAGACCCTGCCGAAGAACTACGACGAGGAGGCCTTCAAGGCCAAGCTCGGTCAGCTTGAGGACCTCGTCAACGACGGCGAGATTGTCGACGTCAGGCTTCTCGTCCACACCCAGCCCTGGCTCATCAAGCTCAAGAAGAAGCCGGAGGTTATGGAGTACGCCATCGGTGGCGACGACGTCAAGGCCAAGTTCGACTACGCCAAGGAGAAGATAGGCAAGGAGCTCCGCGCCAGTGAGGTTCTCCACGAGGGAGAGCTTCTCGACGTCATAGCGGTCACCAAGGGTAAGGGAACCCAGGGCCCGGTCAAGCGCTGGGGAATCAAGGTCCAGTTCCACAAGGCCCAGAGGGCTGGAAAGGGCAGGCACGTTGGAAACCTCGGTCCATGGCACCCGGCTCGCGTCATGTGGACCGTCCCGCAGGCCGGTCAGATGGGCTTCCACCACAGGACAGAGTTCAACAAGAGGCTCATCGCCATAGGCGAGAACGGAAAGCTCGTGCTCGACGGCAACGAGATTGAGATAACCCCGAAGGGTGGCTTCCCGCACTACGGAATCGTCAGGAGCGACTTCCTCATGATTGAGGGTAGCGTTCCGGGTTCGTTCAAGAGGATAATCAGGGTTAGGCCCGCTATAAGGCCGCCCAAGAAGAAGCCGCCCGTTGAGAGGCCCCAGATAACCTACGTCAGTAGGGAGTCCAAGCAGTGA
- a CDS encoding metal-dependent transcriptional regulator encodes MQVSKREEEYLEAMYILHKNKGVIRVKDIAKIMNVKPPSVVDALKKLAEKGLVEYEKYDRILLTDAGRKIAEETYSKHVFLTKFFVDILGIPPEIAEHDACQFEHYVSEVTVKRMKEFAKFIQEQCPYVLKQFLKEKLEE; translated from the coding sequence GTGCAGGTCAGCAAGAGGGAGGAGGAGTACCTGGAGGCTATGTACATTCTCCATAAGAACAAGGGTGTAATCAGGGTTAAGGACATAGCCAAGATAATGAACGTCAAGCCCCCAAGCGTCGTTGATGCCCTCAAAAAGCTCGCCGAGAAGGGTCTCGTCGAGTACGAGAAGTACGACAGGATTCTCCTAACCGACGCGGGAAGGAAGATAGCCGAAGAGACTTACTCGAAGCACGTCTTCCTGACAAAGTTCTTCGTTGACATACTCGGCATCCCACCGGAGATAGCGGAGCACGACGCCTGCCAGTTCGAGCACTACGTCAGCGAGGTAACCGTCAAGAGGATGAAGGAGTTTGCTAAGTTCATCCAGGAGCAGTGCCCCTACGTTCTCAAGCAGTTCTTGAAGGAGAAACTGGAGGAGTGA
- a CDS encoding NCS2 family permease, which translates to MEWFERYFEFDKYGTNMKTEVLAGITTFLTMAYILFVNPQILSAAMGKEAFDSLVAVTALSAGFTTILMGIYAKKPFALAPGMGLNAYFAYTVAPKYGWKVALAAVFVEGLIFIALTLTKVRSAVIHAIPRSQKYAIGAGIGLFLTLIGLNDVGLLSAQVEGAKDAVIPLGKTVLLSGTLKFTGLNTDVLLSKQILLFVFGVLLTGILIARRVKGALLISILTTSVLGWITGAAPWPEKLFSTPTISYTFMQMDLHGLLSAGALGVVFAFFMVDFFDTLGTVTGLSAKAGFLTRDGRVPDAEKVLLTDAIGTTLGAVLGTSTVTTYIESAAGIEEGGRTGMTALVTGFLFLAIGLFIAPLAGAIPAFATAPALVIVGYYMLSALKEVDFSDHTEALPAFLVLITIPYTYSIADGIGAGFISYTVLKVFSGRWKEVHPLMYALAAVFAVYFAYLGGLF; encoded by the coding sequence ATGGAGTGGTTTGAGCGGTACTTTGAGTTTGACAAGTATGGAACCAATATGAAGACCGAAGTCCTCGCTGGAATAACGACGTTCCTCACGATGGCGTACATTCTCTTTGTCAACCCGCAGATACTCAGCGCGGCGATGGGAAAGGAGGCATTTGACTCGCTCGTTGCCGTTACTGCCCTTTCAGCGGGTTTCACAACGATTCTCATGGGCATCTACGCCAAGAAGCCATTCGCCCTCGCGCCGGGAATGGGTCTTAACGCCTACTTTGCCTACACGGTAGCCCCCAAATACGGCTGGAAGGTCGCCCTCGCAGCGGTCTTCGTTGAGGGTCTAATCTTCATCGCGCTCACCCTTACCAAGGTCAGGAGCGCGGTAATCCACGCCATCCCAAGGAGCCAGAAGTACGCCATCGGTGCTGGAATTGGTCTGTTCCTGACGCTCATTGGCCTGAACGACGTTGGCCTGCTCTCCGCACAGGTTGAGGGTGCCAAGGACGCCGTTATTCCCCTCGGAAAGACCGTTCTCCTGAGCGGAACCCTCAAATTCACAGGGTTGAATACGGATGTTCTGTTATCAAAACAGATACTGCTCTTCGTTTTTGGAGTCCTCCTCACTGGAATCCTCATCGCGAGGCGCGTGAAGGGGGCCCTTCTCATCTCGATACTCACCACAAGTGTCCTCGGTTGGATTACCGGCGCCGCTCCCTGGCCTGAGAAGCTGTTCTCTACACCAACGATAAGCTACACCTTTATGCAGATGGACCTTCACGGCCTCCTCAGCGCTGGTGCCCTTGGGGTTGTCTTCGCTTTCTTCATGGTTGACTTCTTCGACACCCTTGGAACCGTCACCGGTTTGAGCGCCAAGGCCGGCTTCCTGACTAGGGATGGAAGGGTTCCCGATGCCGAGAAGGTTCTCCTCACGGACGCGATAGGAACGACCTTAGGTGCCGTCCTCGGAACGTCAACGGTCACCACTTACATTGAGAGCGCCGCGGGAATCGAGGAGGGCGGAAGGACGGGAATGACTGCCCTCGTTACTGGATTCCTCTTCCTCGCAATCGGTCTTTTCATCGCTCCCCTCGCCGGTGCGATACCGGCCTTTGCAACCGCCCCAGCGCTCGTCATAGTCGGCTACTACATGCTCAGCGCCCTCAAGGAGGTTGACTTCAGCGACCACACCGAGGCCCTTCCGGCTTTCCTAGTGCTCATCACGATACCCTACACCTACTCCATAGCCGACGGAATCGGTGCTGGCTTCATAAGCTACACCGTCCTCAAGGTCTTCAGCGGCCGCTGGAAGGAAGTCCACCCGCTCATGTACGCCCTTGCGGCCGTCTTCGCGGTTTACTTCGCCTACCTTGGCGGTCTCTTCTGA
- a CDS encoding DmpA family aminopeptidase: MKAPELGIKIGVYEHGKRNSIADLGVKVGHATLIEGEDVRTGVTVLLPPVKNPYKERLFASTFVMNGFSKPIGFVQVDELGYIETPIALTNTLSVYTVASAMVKHMIKLNPDLKSVSPLVMECNDAYLNNVRKMAVREEHYFEALKNASLDFEEGAVGAGTGMSAFEFKGGIGSSSRVVEIGGESYTVASLVLANFGKREDLTIAGVPVGLELKDYPGRGTSGKGSISMVVATDAPLTARQLKRLAKRAVVGLARTGGYAYHGSGDVVLAFSTAQTVPFDKEPHPISFLPDNALSRLFKATAEATEEAIINALLQAKTVEGNGHVRYALPVEKLLEIMERYGRLERRTR; encoded by the coding sequence ATGAAGGCCCCAGAGCTGGGAATCAAAATCGGCGTTTACGAGCACGGGAAGAGAAACTCGATAGCGGATTTGGGCGTTAAAGTCGGCCACGCGACGCTCATTGAGGGAGAAGACGTGAGAACTGGCGTGACGGTTCTTCTGCCACCGGTCAAGAACCCCTACAAAGAGAGGCTCTTCGCCTCGACCTTCGTCATGAACGGCTTCTCCAAGCCGATAGGCTTCGTTCAGGTTGACGAGCTCGGCTACATCGAGACGCCGATAGCTCTAACGAACACGCTGAGCGTCTACACGGTTGCGAGCGCGATGGTGAAGCACATGATTAAGCTGAACCCCGATTTGAAGAGCGTTTCTCCCCTCGTCATGGAGTGCAACGATGCTTACCTCAACAACGTCAGGAAGATGGCGGTTAGGGAGGAGCACTACTTCGAGGCCCTCAAAAACGCCTCGCTGGACTTCGAGGAAGGTGCCGTTGGAGCGGGAACCGGAATGAGCGCCTTTGAGTTCAAGGGCGGAATAGGCTCGTCTTCACGGGTCGTCGAGATAGGTGGCGAGAGTTATACGGTCGCCTCGCTCGTCCTTGCGAACTTCGGAAAACGGGAGGACCTGACCATAGCTGGAGTTCCGGTCGGCCTCGAGCTGAAGGACTACCCTGGAAGGGGAACCTCTGGTAAGGGTAGCATCTCGATGGTCGTTGCAACGGACGCTCCGCTAACGGCGAGGCAACTGAAGAGGCTCGCGAAGAGGGCAGTTGTTGGCCTCGCGAGAACCGGTGGCTACGCCTACCACGGCAGTGGCGACGTCGTCTTAGCTTTCTCGACCGCTCAAACCGTTCCCTTCGACAAAGAACCACACCCGATAAGCTTCCTGCCCGACAATGCCCTCAGCAGACTCTTCAAGGCAACGGCTGAGGCGACGGAAGAAGCCATAATCAACGCCCTCCTCCAAGCGAAAACCGTCGAGGGCAACGGCCACGTGAGGTACGCTCTGCCCGTCGAGAAACTGCTCGAGATAATGGAAAGGTACGGGAGACTCGAGAGACGCACCCGGTGA
- a CDS encoding putative RNA uridine N3 methyltransferase, which translates to MAWHVFIPDSLLEETDDPKIRTYKVGQVARACAIFGVEHIWIYRAGGRDGKFIKTVLEYMETPQYLRKRLFPLMPELKYVGVVPPLRTPHHKLKGKPKVGEIREGYAFRKGRRIYADIGLDELALVEGSVEGRATFRIVSTRPLKVVPAKPVEYWGYKVHLSGKPLAKTLKKAHLDLAIATSRKGRDVRKVNLPPLEGEVGIAFGSPRKGVMELLGGEYEFDFVLNTIPNQKTKTVRTEEALLATLAIFNLMRRD; encoded by the coding sequence ATGGCCTGGCACGTCTTCATTCCTGATTCCCTCCTTGAGGAAACCGACGATCCAAAAATCCGGACGTACAAGGTTGGGCAGGTTGCGAGGGCCTGCGCAATCTTCGGCGTCGAGCACATCTGGATTTACAGGGCAGGCGGAAGGGACGGGAAGTTCATAAAAACGGTCCTTGAGTACATGGAAACACCGCAGTACCTCAGAAAGAGGCTGTTTCCCCTGATGCCCGAGCTCAAGTACGTGGGCGTCGTCCCCCCGCTCAGGACACCGCATCACAAGCTCAAGGGAAAACCAAAGGTCGGAGAAATCCGCGAGGGCTATGCCTTCCGGAAGGGAAGGAGAATCTACGCGGACATCGGGCTCGACGAGCTGGCGCTCGTTGAGGGGAGCGTCGAAGGCAGGGCAACGTTTAGAATCGTGTCAACGAGGCCCCTCAAGGTCGTCCCGGCGAAGCCGGTTGAATACTGGGGGTACAAAGTTCACCTGAGCGGGAAGCCCCTGGCGAAAACACTTAAAAAGGCTCACCTGGATTTGGCAATCGCGACCTCGAGGAAGGGTCGCGACGTGAGAAAGGTCAACCTTCCCCCGCTCGAAGGGGAGGTTGGTATCGCCTTTGGCTCGCCGAGGAAGGGCGTCATGGAGCTCCTCGGCGGAGAGTACGAGTTCGATTTCGTGCTCAACACGATTCCGAATCAGAAAACTAAAACCGTCCGCACCGAGGAGGCGCTCCTCGCCACGCTGGCGATATTCAATCTCATGAGGAGGGATTGA
- a CDS encoding B12-binding domain-containing radical SAM protein, translating into MNLTRIVLTADETLTSTYHDVPLLDFLGCAPYDKLPKWVFRVMDSQLPDRDGVLTQAPYGLRKVEAALLRDGFKRSEVVVAHPRKVEKFIGEDTTVVALYEMDPLGLGPVSMMFTNGGQWKNYTSVKFRELVERINGIRERRKLDFKLVVGGPGAWQLEFRREERERLGIDHVVIGEVDHIAGELFREIESGTADETVMVKGWPRVEQIPTIVAPSYKGLVEVMRGCGRGCRFCEPNLRVARFMPLERIEEEIKLNVRAGIDHAWLHSEDIFLYRVEDRKTFYPNVDAVVELFETARKYTGNVNPTHGTVAAALAAPGMIEVISGIVDAGPNHWIGIQVGFETAAPELIGKYMNNKMKPFSPEEWPWVLLNGTYVFNKNYWFPAYTTILGLPGDTDEYEIETARLIITMERELETKLGNRAHFTVTPLAFVPMGLLKDQEFYRIEDMITYGQFLHLYYAWKHLGKEVVRGLPELLRGNPFLIPFYPLARLGVRAVLRQIEKWGKKRGYEVKPLEPLDLHVDVDEHRWYDQPSFAEAY; encoded by the coding sequence ATGAACTTGACGCGGATAGTGTTAACGGCCGACGAGACTCTGACGAGCACATACCACGACGTCCCACTGCTCGACTTTCTGGGCTGTGCTCCCTACGACAAACTCCCCAAATGGGTCTTCAGGGTGATGGACTCCCAGCTCCCTGACAGGGACGGCGTTCTAACGCAGGCCCCCTACGGCCTCAGGAAGGTTGAGGCAGCGCTCCTTCGGGACGGGTTTAAGCGGAGTGAGGTCGTAGTTGCCCACCCGCGGAAGGTCGAGAAGTTTATAGGAGAGGATACCACCGTAGTGGCTCTCTACGAGATGGACCCCCTGGGTCTCGGTCCAGTGAGCATGATGTTCACAAACGGGGGACAGTGGAAGAACTACACCAGCGTCAAGTTCAGGGAGCTCGTGGAGAGGATAAACGGGATTAGGGAACGGAGGAAACTCGATTTCAAGCTCGTCGTTGGTGGCCCGGGGGCGTGGCAGCTGGAGTTCAGGAGGGAAGAGCGCGAGAGGCTCGGAATAGACCACGTTGTCATCGGAGAGGTTGACCACATCGCCGGAGAGCTCTTTCGGGAGATAGAATCTGGAACGGCTGACGAGACCGTGATGGTTAAGGGATGGCCGAGGGTTGAGCAGATTCCAACGATAGTCGCCCCCTCCTATAAGGGGCTCGTTGAGGTCATGCGGGGCTGTGGAAGGGGCTGCCGCTTTTGCGAGCCAAACCTGAGGGTCGCCCGCTTTATGCCGCTTGAGAGAATCGAGGAGGAAATAAAGCTCAACGTCAGGGCAGGGATAGACCACGCATGGCTCCACAGTGAGGATATTTTCCTCTACAGGGTCGAGGACAGGAAAACCTTCTACCCCAACGTCGATGCGGTCGTTGAGCTCTTTGAGACCGCCAGGAAGTACACGGGGAACGTGAACCCCACCCACGGAACCGTTGCGGCGGCGCTGGCCGCACCCGGTATGATAGAGGTTATCTCGGGCATCGTTGACGCCGGTCCAAACCACTGGATTGGAATACAGGTAGGTTTCGAGACCGCGGCGCCGGAGCTCATTGGAAAGTACATGAACAACAAGATGAAGCCGTTCTCGCCGGAGGAGTGGCCGTGGGTTCTGCTCAACGGAACTTACGTATTCAACAAGAACTACTGGTTCCCGGCGTACACCACGATACTCGGTCTGCCCGGTGACACCGACGAGTATGAAATAGAAACCGCCAGGCTAATAATCACGATGGAGAGGGAGCTCGAGACCAAACTCGGCAACAGGGCCCACTTTACCGTCACGCCCCTCGCCTTCGTGCCAATGGGACTCCTAAAGGACCAAGAGTTCTACCGCATCGAGGACATGATAACCTACGGCCAGTTCCTGCACCTCTACTACGCATGGAAGCACCTCGGAAAGGAAGTCGTTAGGGGACTGCCGGAGTTGCTCCGCGGAAATCCTTTCCTGATTCCCTTCTACCCCCTTGCACGCCTTGGCGTGAGAGCCGTCCTCAGGCAGATAGAGAAATGGGGTAAGAAGAGGGGCTACGAAGTTAAACCCCTAGAGCCACTCGATTTGCACGTGGATGTGGATGAACACAGATGGTACGACCAGCCAAGCTTCGCCGAGGCTTACTAA
- the rpl4p gene encoding 50S ribosomal protein L4 translates to MKVKVFNLEGEPVEEIELPKVFSTPFRPDLIRRAVIASWTHRIQPQGRDPLAGKRRVTENIGKGHGMARVERIKTPPRFAAFVPFARGGRRTHPPKVEKIIWEDINKKERRLAIMSAIAATASPDLVKARGHVTDNVPAFPLVVVDDLEKVFKTAQTREIFKKLGVWDDIERAKRNTKIRAGKGKMRGRRYKKAKGPLIVVAKNEGIVQGARNHPGVDVVTVDNLGVELLAPGTHPGRLTIWTKGAIERLREIYG, encoded by the coding sequence ATGAAGGTTAAGGTCTTCAACCTCGAAGGCGAGCCCGTTGAGGAGATAGAGCTCCCCAAGGTGTTCAGCACTCCCTTCAGGCCCGACCTCATCAGGAGAGCTGTCATCGCTTCCTGGACCCACAGGATACAGCCCCAGGGAAGGGACCCGCTCGCTGGAAAGAGAAGGGTCACCGAGAACATCGGTAAGGGCCACGGTATGGCGAGGGTCGAGAGGATAAAGACCCCGCCGAGGTTCGCAGCTTTCGTCCCCTTCGCTCGCGGTGGAAGGAGAACCCACCCGCCGAAGGTCGAGAAGATAATCTGGGAGGATATCAACAAGAAGGAGCGCAGGCTTGCCATAATGAGCGCCATCGCTGCCACCGCCAGCCCTGACCTCGTGAAGGCGAGGGGACACGTCACCGACAACGTTCCGGCCTTCCCGCTCGTCGTCGTTGACGACCTTGAGAAGGTCTTCAAGACCGCCCAGACCAGGGAGATATTCAAGAAGCTCGGCGTCTGGGACGATATCGAGAGGGCCAAGAGGAACACCAAGATAAGGGCCGGTAAGGGTAAGATGCGCGGAAGGCGCTACAAGAAGGCCAAGGGCCCGCTCATCGTCGTGGCTAAGAACGAGGGAATCGTCCAGGGAGCGAGGAACCACCCGGGCGTTGACGTCGTTACCGTTGACAACCTCGGCGTTGAGCTTCTCGCGCCCGGAACTCACCCTGGAAGGCTTACCATCTGGACTAAGGGCGCTATAGAGAGGCTTAGGGAAATCTACGGGTGA
- the dph5 gene encoding diphthine synthase, producing the protein MALYFIGLGLYDEKDITLKGLETARKCEKVFAEFYTSLLAGTTIDKVEELIGKPIVRLSREDVELNFEKIVLPEAKEKDVAFLTAGDPMVATTHSDLRIRAKKAGVESYVIHAPSIYSAVAVTGLQIYKFGKSATVAYPEKNWFPTSHYDVIRENRERGLHTLLFLDIKAEQNRYMTANEAMEILLQVEEMKGEGVFTPETLVVVLARAGSLNPTIRAGYVKDMINEDFGRQPHVLIVPGRLHIVEAEYLVEFAGAPEEILKEV; encoded by the coding sequence ATGGCGCTCTACTTCATAGGCCTCGGACTCTACGATGAGAAGGACATAACGCTCAAGGGTCTCGAAACGGCCAGGAAGTGCGAGAAGGTCTTCGCGGAGTTCTACACATCGCTCCTCGCGGGAACGACGATAGACAAAGTGGAAGAGCTCATAGGTAAGCCAATAGTCAGGCTGAGCAGGGAGGACGTTGAGCTCAACTTCGAGAAAATCGTCCTCCCGGAGGCAAAGGAGAAGGACGTCGCGTTTCTTACCGCCGGAGACCCGATGGTGGCGACGACGCACTCCGACCTGAGAATCCGGGCGAAGAAGGCCGGCGTTGAGAGCTACGTGATTCACGCCCCGAGCATCTACTCCGCGGTGGCCGTAACCGGACTCCAGATTTACAAGTTCGGGAAGAGCGCCACAGTTGCCTATCCTGAGAAGAACTGGTTCCCGACGAGCCACTACGACGTAATCAGGGAAAACCGGGAGCGCGGTCTGCACACGCTCCTCTTCCTCGACATAAAGGCCGAGCAGAACCGCTACATGACAGCGAACGAGGCGATGGAGATACTCTTACAGGTAGAGGAGATGAAGGGGGAAGGCGTTTTCACGCCCGAAACCCTCGTCGTGGTTCTGGCAAGGGCCGGTTCGCTGAATCCGACGATAAGGGCAGGCTACGTCAAGGACATGATTAACGAGGACTTTGGAAGGCAACCCCACGTTCTTATAGTTCCGGGAAGGCTCCACATCGTCGAGGCGGAGTACTTGGTCGAGTTCGCGGGTGCACCTGAGGAAATTTTGAAGGAAGTTTAG